DNA sequence from the Pedobacter schmidteae genome:
AAAAGTATTTTAAGGAACGTTCTCTGTTTTATGCCAGCAGATTGATCAGCGACCTGGCGCCAAAAGGTAAAAGGAATTGGCCATACAATTTAAAAGAAGTCTATTCAATTTCGCTGTTAGAGCGTTTCTGTTTGGGAGGTACTGATGCGGATAGTTATATGCATAACGTTTGCTTGTGTGATACCAAAACAGGAAAACCTTTTTATCACAAACTGCATTTCATTTATATTGAAATGGTCAAATTCACCAAAAAGCAAGGGGAGCTCACATCGGCATTAGACCAGTGGCTTTATGCTTTGAAAAATGCCAGGGAGATGCAACAGGAACCATTATTTTTAAATGCACCGGAATTAGCCACATTTTTTGATTTGGCCAATTATGCTAATTTAACACCTATAGAACGAGATATGTACAGAACAGCACAACAAAGACAATGGGATTATGACAATGCTATCGATTATGCAAGAGAAGAGGGCATTGAACAAGGTCTTGAACAAGGTCTTGAACAAGGTCATGAAAGAGGACTTGTAAAAGGCCAGTATAGTAAAGCAATGGAGATAGCTTCAGAAATGAGAAAAAAAGGTTTTGCAATTAAAGTTATTGCTGAAATGACTAAACTCTCGATAGAAGAAATCACTGCGATAAAATATGGTGATTAACTGAGGAAGGACGAGATATGTACAGAACAGCACAACAAAGACAATGGGATTATGACAATGCTATCGATTATGCAAGGGAAGAGGCGTTTGAAGAGGGGCAGAAAATAGGTCTGGAAATAGGTCTGAAAATAACGAGACAGAAGGTAGTGCTTGAAATGCTTAAATCAGGGATCGCTATTGACGTGATTGCAGCTTGTTCTAAGTTATCTATAGAAGAAATCGAAGCATTGAAATAGGAATTTAGAGATAAATAGTAGAAAAAAATAGGATAGCTGGACAAACAACACCAAAGTGATCCCTTCTTGCCAATTTTCGAATGATCCCCTTTGGCCTTTGTAATCAATGATTTAAAAGAAGGTTTTAAATTGGCGAAGTGGGGTCAATAAAAATGGTTTTTCCACCTGCCGCAGGATATGCTTGCCCAGCACATGGAATTGTACATTTCTTTTGTGGCTGCAAACCGGCAAAGTGTGGCTAACAGTATATCTGTGGGAAATTTAAATTGGAACGATAATATTTAAAACATTGTTTGTTAGTTAATTACATGTTTTTTACAAATAAATACACTACTATTCCTGTATACTTTATATATTTGCTTCATGAACAAAACTAACAACAGCTTCTTTTGCCTGAATATGCACTGCATGTATAGGTAAAAATATGAACTGTTGAGATTAATATTTAAGCTTCTCCGTTCAAACCAGACAGAGGAGCTTTTTTTAAATAAGACCAAAAGTATGCAAAGTTTTAGGACAGAGTTAGAGAACCCTATTGTCGAAAAAGACATCATTGATCTTGAAAAAAAGATCAGAGCTTTTCGCGAAGGTAAAATCCATGATGAGAAATTCAGAAGTCTGCGTCTGGCACGTGGAATTTATGGTCAGCGACAGCCTGGTGTTCAAATGATCCGCATTAAGTTGCCTTTTGGTAAGGTAACTTTTAAACAGATCCTGCGCATTTCTGATGTCTCTGATAAATACGCAAGCCGGAACCTGCACCTGACCACCCGTCAGGATATCCAGATCCATTATGTGAGTTTAGACAGAACACCTGAATTATGGGAGGAACTGGAGCAGGATGATGTAACCATCCGTGAAGCTTGCGGAAATACGGTCAGAAATGTGACTTCATCGCCTGATGCGGGAATTAGTCCGAACGAGCCTTTTGATGTATCACCTTATGCACATGCGTTTTTCAGCTACTTTTTGCGTAATCCCATCTGCCAGGAAATGGGCCGGAAAATTAAGTTTTCTTTCTCGTCGGACGATAGGGATACGGCCTATAGTTATATTCACGATCTGGGTTTTATTCCTAAAATAAATGAGCAGGGTGAGCGTGGTTTTAAAGTTTTATTGGGTGGAGGATTAGGTGCACAGCCATTTTTGGCCGAGCTGGTACATGAGTTTTTACACGAAGATCAGATTATTCCTTATGCAGAAGCAATGCTACGGGTGTTTGATCGCTATGGCGAAAGAACAAACCGCAACAAGGCCCGCTTAAAATACCTGGTACAAAAACTGGGTTTGGAAGAAGTGGTAAGACTGATTGAGGAAGAACGCATCGCTAATAAAGTTAAATCTTTTAAAATTGACAGGGATGCGGTTACACAGCCACAGGCTCCGGAACTGGTCGATTACCCGGTACTGGATGTGGTAAATACCCTTGATTATAAACACTGGCGTGCCACCAATGTGGTTGCACAGAAACAGGAAGGCTTTTTTGCGGTATACATTAAAGTAACCAAAGGGGATATCCCTACCGAAGATGCCCGCAAGCTAATAGAAGCCATTCGCCCTTATGTGGCTGATGAAATCAGGGTAACCCAAAACCAAGGCCTGATGCTGAAATTTGCGCGAGAGGCAGCTTTGCCAGCACTATTCGTAGCGTTGAAAGAACTGGGCTTTGCCAAACCGGGTTTTGACGGTTTGGGCGATGTAACCACCTGCCCGGGTACCGATACTTGTAACCTGGGGATATCTAACTCCATGTCGCTATCGGTGGCTTTGGAAGATGTGATTTATGAGGAATATCCGGAACTGATTTACGATAAAGACATCAAAATTAAAATCAGTGGTTGCATGAACTCCTGCGGACAGCATGGTTTAGCACATATTGGTTTCCACGGTAGCTCGGTTAAAGCGAACGGAAAAGTGGTACCTGCGGTACAGGTGATGTTGGGCGGCGGAACGGTTGGTAACGGCCTGGGCAGGGTAGCAGAGCGGGTAATTAAAGCACCTTCTAAACGTGCTACCGATGTGCTTAGGACTATACTTGACGACTTTGCAGCCAATAGCCTGGATAACGAAAGTTTCCACGCTTATTACGACAGGCAGACCAAAGATTATTTCTATCAGATGTTAAAGCCTTTGGCGGATTTGACCAATTTGAAAGACGAAGAGTTTGTTGACTGGGGCCATGAAGGCATATTTATTCCGGCCATTGGGGTTGGTGAGTGTGCTGGTGTGGTGATTGACCTGGTAGCTACTTTGCTGCTGGAGTCGGAAGAAAAGCTGGAATGGGCAAAGGCTTCTTATGCCGCCGGTGCCTGGTCGGACGCCATTTACCACACCTATGCAGTTTATGTAAGCATAGCGAAAGCTTTGTTGCTGGATAAGGGAGTGAACAGCAGTACGCAAATAGGCGTAATCCGCGAGTTTGATAATCAATATGTGCAAACAGGTGAAGTAAAACTGAACGGTACATTTAATGACCTGGTATTGCAAATTAATAAAAATGAGCCTACTGAAGCATTTGCAACAGCTTACTTGCAGTCGGTAGAGGCTTTTTATAACGATGTAAAAGGATTAAGGGAGGAGAAAGTATCATGATCCACGAAAAAAATATTTACAATAGAGAACCAAAAATAACATTGGTAGGCGCTGGTCCGGGCGATCCGGAACTGTTGACCATCAAAGGTGCCAATGCGCTGAAAGCTGCTGATGTGGTTTTGTATGATGCTTTGGTGCACGAGGATATCCTGAATTATGCCAACCCTGCTGCCATTAAAGTGTATGTGGGTAAAAGATCAGGCGAGCATTCGTATGGTCAGGATGCCATCAATAAACTGATGGTAGACTATGCGCTAAACTATGGACACGTAGTAAGATTAAAAGGTGGTGATCCTTTTGTTTTTGGCAGAGGATATGAAGAACTTGATTTCGCTGCCGGATACAGTATTCCGGTTTCGGTAATTCCTGGTTTGTCCAGCTCTATTTCGGTGCCGGGCTTGCAACAGATTCCGGTAACTCACCGTGGCTTAAGCGAGAGCTTTTGGGTAGTAACAGGCACTACGGCTTCGGGACATATCTCTAACGATTTGTACGAGGCAGCACGTTCTAAAGCTACAGTGGTGGTATTGATGGGCCTGGGTAAACTGAAAGAGATTGTTAAATTGTTTCAGAACGAAGGTAAACATCAATTGCCAGTTGCGGCAATACAAAGCGGATCGACCGAAAACGAAAAACTGGCCGTTGGAATTGTAGATACCATTGTGGAACTGGTAGAGGAAAAGGGTATTAAAGCCCCTGCATTGCTGGTTTTTGGCGAGGTGGTTTCTTTGCATCCCTCATTTCAGCCAATCAGAGATTTTTATCAGGCACTTAAAGAAGAATTGTAGTTTTTATGGAAGGCAACCAATTATTTCCTGTCTTCATTAAACTCAATACCATCCATACTTTATTGGTTGGTGCAGGGCCTGTTGGGCTCGAAAAGTTAACCGCCATTTTGGGTAATAGTCCGGATGCAAACGTAACGGTGATAGGCCAGGAGGTGTTGCCCGAAGTAAAGCAACTGGTAGCGAAGCACGAGAGGGTAAGCATTTTAAAGCGCGCATTTCATACTGCAGATTTGGATGGCGTTGACCTGGTAGTTGCGGCAACCAACAACGAAGAGCTGAATCAGCAAATCAGAGAAGAGGCTAACCGCAAAAATTTACTGGTCAACTTTGCCGATAAACCTGAACTATGCAATTTTTACCTGGGCTCGATTGTAAAGAAAGGCGACCTTAAAATAGCCATTTCTACCAATGGAAAGTCACCCACCATTGCCAAAAGGTTAAAGGAAGTGTTGAACGACAGTTTGCCTTTGGAGCTGAACGATACTTTGCATCACATGTCGGCACTTAGAAATACATTGAATGGTGATTTTGCCTCTAAAGTAAAAAGGCTGAATGAAGTAACCGCCTCGCTGGTGGAAGGAAAAGCTGCGGTTGTTGCGCTGGAAGCCGAGTCTGTTGAAGAGAAATCGAAAATAAACAAAATGAAATGGCTGGTTTGGCTGGCCATCATATTTTCCTTTGCCATTGTAGTAACGGCTTTTTGGCATAAGGAGCCCGAATTTCAGGCTTTTGTAGTGGACATTAACCCGATGTTCTACTGGTTTTTAATTGGCGGGTTTATTTTTGCCATGATTGACGGGGCAATTGGTATGTCGTACGGGGTAACCAGTACTTCATTTTCGCTGGCCATGGGCGTGCCACCAGCTTCGGCTAGCATGGGTGTTCATTTATCCGAAATTTTAAGTAATGGTATAGCAGGTTGGATGCATTATCGCTTTGGTAATGTTAACTGGAAATTGTTTAAGCTGTTGCTTATTCCTGGTATTATTGGGGCCGTAACTGGTGCTTATTTATTGTCGTCATTAGAGCATTACAGCAATTACACCAAGCCGGTTGTATCGTTGTATACTTTAATATTGGGCTGTGTAATTTTATCAAAGGCCTATCAGAGCCACCGCAAAAACGGAGTAAGGAAAAATAAAATTAAAAAGATCTCTTTACTGGGGCTGTTTGGTGGTTTTATTGATGCCGTTGGTGGCGGTGGTTGGGGCTCCATTGTATTGTCCAGCTTAATTGCAGGAGGACGGAACGCGCGTTTCTCTTTAGGAACTGTAAAAATTACCCGCTTTTTTATTGCGTTGATGAGCTCGCTTACTTTTATCACCATGTTAAACGGAGCACATTGGGAGGCTGTTGGCGGATTGGTTATCGGCAGTGCATTGGCAGCGCCTATTGCAGCAAAGGTTTCTAACCGAATCTCGGCCAAGACGATTATGGTTGCCGTTGGTATCCTGGTGGTTTTAGTCAGCCTGCGTAGCATCATCAACTTTATCCTCAAAATAGTATAGTCATGAAGGAAAAATTAACAGAAATAGCAGGAAAAATCAAAGGATTGGATCCGGTGGATGCACTGAAGTTTTTTGCAAAGGAATATCCGGGGAAAATTGTTTTTTCTACCAGTTTTGGCTGGGAAGATCAGGTGATTACCCATATGATTTTTGCCAATGATATTCCTATTGAGGTGTTTACCCTGGAAACAGGTCGCTTGTTTCCTGAAACCTATTATGTGTGGAACCGTACACTGGAAATTTATAAAAAGCCCATCCACGCTTATTTTCCGCAAGCGGATGCCTTGCAGGCCATGGTTGATAAAAAAGGACCAAGCAGTTTTTATGAATCGGTAGAAAACCGGAAAGAGTGCTGCGGGATCCGCAAATTGGAGCCTTTAAGAAGGGCGTTAAAGGGCAACGATGTTTGGGTAACCGGCATCAGGGCCGAGCAGTCGGTAAACAGACATGACATGGCCAACCTGGAATGGGACGAGCAAAACCAGATGATTAAGTTTCATCCGATCTTTTTCTGGTCGCTGGACGAGATCAAAGCATACATTAAAGAAAATAACATTGTTTACAATACCCTGCACGACAAAGGATTTCCAAGTATTGGTTGTGCCCCTTGTACCAGGGCTGTAAGAGAAGGAGAGGATTTTAGGGCCGGCCGTTGGTGGTGGGAAGATCAATCAAAAAAAGAATGTGGTTTACATACCGCATCGTAATTGCAACAGAAGATGAGTAAGTATAATTTAGATTATTTAGACGAATTAGAGGCCGAGGCAATTCACATTTTACGTGAGGTTGCAGGGCAGTTTGAGAAACCCGCTTTGTTGTTTTCGGGCGGTAAGGATTCTATTACATTGGTTAGACTGGCCGAAAAAGCTTTCAGACCCGGTAAATTCCCTTTTCCATTGGTACACATTGATACTGGTCATAATTTTGAAGAGACAATTATTTACCGTGATAAAATGGTTGAACGGTTAGGCGAAAAATTGATCATCGGCAGCGTGCAGGAATCTATTGATCAGGGAAAAGTGGTAGAACAAACGGGCAAAAATGCCAGCAGAAATGCTTTGCAAACAGTAACCTTGTTAGATACCATCGCCCTGCATGGTTTTGATGCCTGTATTGGTGGTGCCCGCAGGGATGAAGAAAAAGCCCGTGCCAAAGAGCGTATTTTTTCGGTAAGGGACGAATTTGGTCAATGGGATCCTAAACGTCAACGCCCGGAATTGTGGAACATCTATAACGGAAAGATCCATAAAGGTGAAAATGTAAGGGTATTCCCAATCAGCAACTGGACCGAGCTGGATGTGTGGAATTACATCAAAAGGGAAAATATTGATTTGCCGTCTATTTATTTTGCGCACGAAAGAGATGTGATTACCCGCAATGGTCAGCTGATGGCCGCTTCTCCGTTTTTAAATATGGACCAGGATGATGTGGTAGAGCATAAAAAAGTAAGGTTCCGTACGGTAGGAGATATGAGCTGTACAGCAGCAGTGGAGTCGGATGCCGATCAGATTGATATCATCATTGCCGAGATCAGCGCTTCTAAAATCAGCGAACGCGGTGCCCGTATGGATGATAAGGTATCGGAAGCGGCGATGGAAGACCGCAAAAAAGGTGGGTATTTTTAAGAGATCAGGTGTCAGATTTAAGATAGGAGATGGAAAATAAGAGATATATCTCCAAACAATAAATTTAAAAAGATGAACATATTAAAGTTTTTTACAGCCGGGAGCGTTGATGATGGTAAGAGTACGCTGATAGGGAGGTTGTTATACGATACAGATTCCATTTTGGCCGACCAACTGGAAGCTTTACAACAAAGTAACCGTAAAAATGATGATGGAACAATTGACCTGGCTATTTTAACTGATGGCTTAAGGGCTGAGCGTGAACAAGGGATTACCATCGACGTGGCTTATAAATATTTCCAGACGGATAAACGCAAGTTCATTATTGCAGACACCCCCGGTCATATCCAGTATACCCGCAACATGGTTACCGGTGCGTCGACAGCTAAACTGGCCATCATTTTAATTGATGCAAGGAATGGCGTGGTAGAACAAACCATTCGTCACTCTTACTTAGTATCGCTATTGGGTATCGAACATGTAGTAGTTTGTTTGAATAAAATGGACATGGTAGACTATAGTGAGACTTTGTTTACCGCCATTACGGATAAATACAAAGCCCTGGCTGCAGAGCTAAAATTAAAAGATGTGAATTTTATTCCCGTAAGTGCTTTGAAAGGTGATAACGTGGTAAATGAATCGGAAAATATGCCTTGGTATAAAGGACGTAGCTTGCTGCATTTCCTGGAAACAGTTGATGTGGAAACAGGAGCAGAATCTGATTTAGCGCGTATGCCGGTGCAGTGGGTGGTAAGGCCTCAAACGGATGAGTTGCACGATTACCGCGGCTATGCCGGAAGGATTGTAAGCGGCGAATTTAATGTCAATGATAAGGTGACAGTTTTGCCCTCGGGTAGCAGTTCGGTTATTGAGCGGATTGAGATATTTGATCAGCAACCTGCAGTGGCTTATGCCGGACAATCGGTAACGCTTCACTTAAAGGATAATATTGACATCAGCAGGGGCGATGTATTGGTCAATTCAGACCATTTGCCTCAAAATTCGCAGCTGATTGAAGCCGATGTTTGCTGGATGGATGCCCGTCCGCTGGATGAAAGTATTACTTATTTACTACAGCACAATAGCAAAATAACCAAATGCAAAATCCGCGAGATTGTTTATAAAGTGGACATCAATACGCTTGAAAAACAACAAGCTTATGAATTTAAGCTAAATGACATCGGTAGAATGATTTTGAAGACTGCAGATGAGCTGGCCTTTGATTTATATACAGACAACAAAGCCAATGGCGCAGCTATATTAATTGACAGCAGAACAAACTTGACGGTTGCGGCTTTGATGTTCAGGGCAGTTGCAGACTAACAATATCAAGTAGGATCTTAAGAAATCAAGTAGAATTTTAAGAAATACTGCATTTTAGGAAATAACGCAAAAAAAAATGGATATACTATGAAGCGGCCTAGGATTCATTTGATTTTCTGCTAAGGAAAATCAATTTATTCCAGTCGCAGAATAGTGTATCCATTTTTTTATAGACTACACCTTCCCCTTGCCCCTCATTTATTACGCTCAAAAAAAATTAGCTAAATATTTGCTTTATGTTTCTTAATCGCTATTTTGAAGGCGTTTTTAAACCCTCGGATTATGGAGATTATACACCTCAGTGCAGAATGCTATCCTATAGCTAAAGTTGGTGGTTTGGGTGATGTTGTTGGGGCCTTGCCAAAGTATCAGAATAAGCTTGGGCATATCGCAAAGGTGGTTATGCCTGCCTATCAGACCAAATTTATGCAGGAAAATGAATTTGAGGTCGTTTATGATGGATGGGGCAAACTCGGCTTCCATAATTTTGCAGTAAGGATATTCAGAGAAAAAACCAACAAACTAGGTTTCGACTTATTTCTGGTGCATATTGCCGGATTGCTGGACAGAGAAAATGTTTATGGATATGCAGACGATACAGAACGTTTTCTGGCTTACCAGATTGCTGTGTTGGACTGGATAGCCCAATGGGAGCATACACCTGATGTAATCCATTGTCATGACCATCATACCGGACTGGTTCCTTTTATGGCTGCTTATTGTCAGCAATTCCGAAAGCTAAGTCAGGTTCCCACAGTTTTAACCATACACAACGCACAGTACCAGGGCCAGTTTGGCTGGGATAAATTACATTATATTCCACCTTTTGATCTTTGGAAATCGGGCCAGCTGGATTGGAGAGGTGCTATAAACCCACTGGCGTCGGCCATTAAATGCGCCTGGCGGGTAACAACGGTTTCGCCTAGTTATCTGGATGAAATCAGTTTCAGCGCAAACGGACTGGAAGAGCTGCTGGCCAGCGAACGCAGCAAATCATTTGGTATCCTCAATGGAATAGATAATGAAGTGTGGAATCCGGAAAAAGATCCCATGCTGAAGAAAAATTATAGCCTTCGGACAGTTGAAGCTGGTAAAAAGGCAAATAAGGCATCGCTCTGTGAGACTTTTAACCTTGATCCTGAAAAACCCTTATTCACTTTTATAGGGCGTTTGGTAGGCGAAAAGGGTGCAGATCTGCTCCCGGAGATATTTTACAATGCTTTAAACCGGTACAATAACCAAATCAATATTTTAGTGTTGGGGTCCGGAGACCCGCAGGTAGAGGGACGTTTGGTTCAGCTAAAGGATGCATTTCCCGGAAATTACAACGTGTATATTGGGTATAATGAATTGTTGTCGCACCAGATTTATGCCGGGGCCGACTTTTTGCTGATGCCCAGCAGGGTAGAGCCATGTGGACTAAATCAGATGTATGCCTTAAGGTACGGAACCATTCCAATTGTACGACGAATAGGCGGGTTAAAAGACACTGTAATTGATATTGGCGATGGTGGTTTTGGCATTTGTCATGACCAGACCAGCGTATGGGATGTGGGACATGCCATAGGAAGGGCATTTGACTTTTATGAAAATGCAAAACAAATAAAAGAAATACGTAAGTTTATAATGCCGCTGGATCATTCATGGGATAAGGCAGCGCAGCAATATATAGATCTATACCAAATATAAAATGTATGCCTGTGACAGTTTCATGGCTATAAAGACATATACTAATAATGAAAAACTATGACTGACAATGTATTGGGGGTGATCCTTGGCGGTGGCCAGGGCTCAAGGCTGGCGCCATTAACGCAAACACGCTCTAAACCGGCGGTACCGATAGGGGGGAAATATCGTTTAGTAGACATTCCAATTTCCAATTGCCTCAACTCGGGCATACACAGGATGTTTGTACTTACTCAGTTTAATTCTGCATCGCTAAACAAGCACATTAAAAACACCTATCATTTTAGTCATTTCAGCTCTGCTTTTGTTGATATACTTGCGGCCGAACAAACCCCGGATAACCCAACCTGGTTTCAAGGGACGGCCGATGCGGTGCGACAAACCATGCATCACTTGCTGAATCATGAATTTGAGTATGCTTTGATCCTGTCAGGAGATCAGCTGTACCAGATGGATTTCAATAAAATGGTGCAGGAGCATGTAAACAAAGGGGCAGAAGTAAGTATTGCTACTATCCCTGTGACTGCAAAAGATGCCACCGACTTTGGAATTTTAAAAGTAAATGAAGAAAGCTTTATCACTTCATTTATTGAAAAACCTGCTGCAGCATTACTGCCTGATTGGTCTTCGGACACAGGTCCCGAAATGCAGGCCGAAGGACGTGATTACCTGGCCTCAATGGGTATTTATATCTTTAACAGAGATCTGTTGGTCAGGATTTTACATGACAACCCTGATGAAAAGGATTTTGGTAAAGAGATTATCCCAAGGGCAATGGCACACAATAAGGTGCTGAGTTTTCAATATGAAGGTTACTGGACAGATATTGGTAATATTTCTTCGTTTTTTGAAGCCAATTTGGGCCTTACTGATGATATCCCTAAGTTCAATTTGTTTGATGCACACCAAAGCATATTTACCAGGGCAAGGATGTTGCCTCCGTCAAAAATATTGGGTACAACATTAAATAAGGCGGTGATTTCGGAAGGTTGTATTTTACAGGCCAAAGAAATTTCGCACGCAGTGATTGGCATTCGTGCCAGGATAGGTAATGATACCGTAATAGAAAATGCTTACATTATGGGTAGCGACCGGTACCAGACATTGTTGGAAATACAGGAAGAAACTGCAAAAAATAAACCTTTAATTGGTATTGGCGATAGGTGCAAAATTGTAAATGCATTGATAGATAAGAATTGCCGGATAGGCAACGATGTCCAGATTATTGGTGGCGATCATTTGCCTGATGGCGATCATCCGCTTTATACCGTTAAGGATGGTATTGTGGTGGTTAAAAAAGGTGCGGTGATTCCAAACGGAACGGTAATCTGATGAGTATACCTTATCTATTGATTTTATTCAGGCTGCTTTTGGCGCCTGTAATATTATTTTTAGGTTATCAATGGGGATCAGAAAGCCGATTTCTGATCCTCGTTTTAATGTACCTGGGCTTGCTGTCGGATATATTTGATGGTATCATTGCCCGAAAGCAAGGAGTATCTACTGAAAAAATGCGACGGTTGGATAGTCAAACGGATCTGGTTTTCTGGGTAGCAGTTGCCATTAGTTGTTACCTGATTTATCCTCAGGAAATCCTGCAGAAAATAATCGGTATTGCCTTGCTGATCTCCATGGAGGCCATGTGTTATGCCGTAAGTATCATCAAATTTGGAAAAGAAACCTGTACGCATGCTTTTGTGTCAAAAATGTGGGGACTTACACTTTTGGCTGCGTTTACCTCATTGCTAGGCTTTGAGTACGGCGGTTGGTCGTTAAATGTAACCATCGCTGTAGGATTAATCTCTCATATTGATGTACTGCTGATTATTTTGCTTTTGCCAAAATGGACACACGATATTCCAAGTTTTTATCATGCTTATTTAATCAGAGCCGGACGTACATTTAAAAAGAGTAAATATTTAAATAGCTAGAATCTCTATCGCCCTTTATTAAAGGTATTTGAATACAAGGGCGAACGTGGTTTTCTTAAAAGGTACGGAGTCTACCTCTACACTTCCCTGATGCATTTTCATGATGTTTTGGGTGATGGTTAAGCCAATGCCTGATCCTGATTTTCGGGTGGTAAAAAAGGGAACAAATATCTTTCCCAACAAATCCGGCGCTATACCTTTCCCGTTGTCTGTCACCTCCAGATACAGTTTATTCTGATCCAACCTGTAGCCTATTTCTATT
Encoded proteins:
- a CDS encoding glycogen synthase — encoded protein: MEIIHLSAECYPIAKVGGLGDVVGALPKYQNKLGHIAKVVMPAYQTKFMQENEFEVVYDGWGKLGFHNFAVRIFREKTNKLGFDLFLVHIAGLLDRENVYGYADDTERFLAYQIAVLDWIAQWEHTPDVIHCHDHHTGLVPFMAAYCQQFRKLSQVPTVLTIHNAQYQGQFGWDKLHYIPPFDLWKSGQLDWRGAINPLASAIKCAWRVTTVSPSYLDEISFSANGLEELLASERSKSFGILNGIDNEVWNPEKDPMLKKNYSLRTVEAGKKANKASLCETFNLDPEKPLFTFIGRLVGEKGADLLPEIFYNALNRYNNQINILVLGSGDPQVEGRLVQLKDAFPGNYNVYIGYNELLSHQIYAGADFLLMPSRVEPCGLNQMYALRYGTIPIVRRIGGLKDTVIDIGDGGFGICHDQTSVWDVGHAIGRAFDFYENAKQIKEIRKFIMPLDHSWDKAAQQYIDLYQI
- a CDS encoding glucose-1-phosphate adenylyltransferase; its protein translation is MTDNVLGVILGGGQGSRLAPLTQTRSKPAVPIGGKYRLVDIPISNCLNSGIHRMFVLTQFNSASLNKHIKNTYHFSHFSSAFVDILAAEQTPDNPTWFQGTADAVRQTMHHLLNHEFEYALILSGDQLYQMDFNKMVQEHVNKGAEVSIATIPVTAKDATDFGILKVNEESFITSFIEKPAAALLPDWSSDTGPEMQAEGRDYLASMGIYIFNRDLLVRILHDNPDEKDFGKEIIPRAMAHNKVLSFQYEGYWTDIGNISSFFEANLGLTDDIPKFNLFDAHQSIFTRARMLPPSKILGTTLNKAVISEGCILQAKEISHAVIGIRARIGNDTVIENAYIMGSDRYQTLLEIQEETAKNKPLIGIGDRCKIVNALIDKNCRIGNDVQIIGGDHLPDGDHPLYTVKDGIVVVKKGAVIPNGTVI
- a CDS encoding CDP-alcohol phosphatidyltransferase family protein encodes the protein MSIPYLLILFRLLLAPVILFLGYQWGSESRFLILVLMYLGLLSDIFDGIIARKQGVSTEKMRRLDSQTDLVFWVAVAISCYLIYPQEILQKIIGIALLISMEAMCYAVSIIKFGKETCTHAFVSKMWGLTLLAAFTSLLGFEYGGWSLNVTIAVGLISHIDVLLIILLLPKWTHDIPSFYHAYLIRAGRTFKKSKYLNS